GAACGCCTTGCCGTCCTCCTCGCGGATCGCGAGCGAGTCCAGCGGACACATGTCGACGCAGAGCGTGCATCCGTCGATGCACTTCGACTCGTCGATGGTCACGGGCACGTCGGCGCGCTGGGGGACCAGAGGCATGGCTGTCTCCAGGAAAGGGGTCGGCAGGAAACGGAGGGGCGGGAGGGCCCGAGGGACCGGGGGAGGGAAGGTGATCAGAGGGAGCGGCGCAGGACGCCGCCCATGGTGATGCGGTCGCCGCGGAACCGGATGAACTCCAGGTCCACCGGCCGTCCGTCGGGCAGACAGGTCAGCCGCTCCAGCATCAGGACGGCGGCCCCGCGCGGGGCCTGGAGCACGGCGGCGGAGTGCGCGTCGGCGTTGACGGCCTCCAGGGTGATCTCCGCGTGGCCGAGCGGACCGCCGGTCAACTGCTCCAGGAGCCGGAACACATCGGTGTTCTCCAGGTCGCAGCCGAGGAGTTCGCCGCCGATGTCCATCGGGAGGTACGACAGGTCGAGGGAGAGCGGCAGCCCGTTGAGCCGGCGCAACCGCTCGACGCAGAGCACGTCGGAGTGCTCCGGCAGCCCCAGCCGGTGGGCCACCGGCGCCGGAGCGGCGACCGGCCCCATGGTCCGGACCTCGTTGGTGACCTGCCCGTGCTCGCGCAGGGTCTCGGCGAGCCCCTGGAGCCGGTCCAGGCCGTGCGGGTACTTCTCGCACACCACCACCGTGCCGACTCCCGGCTGCCGTGCGACGATCTGCTCGCCGCGCAGCAGGTCGAGCGCCTGCCGGACGGTGTTCCGGCTGGCCCGGTAGTCGGACGCGATCACGTCCTCCAGCGGCAGGACCCCGCCGGGGAAGCCGCCCGCCAGGATCTGATGACGCAGCAGGTCGGCGAGCTGCCGTGCCCGGTCCGCACGCAGCCGCAGACGGCGGGCGGCGGCGACGGGTCGGGCGGCGGAGGCGGGTTCGGCGGGCATGGCAAGGAACGTAGCGGCGGGCCGCGCCGGATGGTGTTGCGGCAGTATTGCGCCACCTGACATCCCGTATGCACCGCCCTGACCTGCGATGATTCCGGACGGGTGCAGAGATCCGCCACCCTGCCGCCCACCACGTGGACGCCTGGCCGCCCACCATGCGGGAAGGGTCAGCCGGCCCGGGCCTCGACCTGGAGGTGCAGGGCGACGGAGAGCTGGTGGTGGAGCGCGCCGAGCACCGGCTCGCCCGGCGCGAACAGGCCGGCCGCGAGCTTCCAGTACCGGGTGATCACCGGCCCGTCGCTCCGGGCGAGCAGCGGGAGCAGCCCGCGCCTGAAATCGGGGGAGTCCACCGTCCCGCGCGCGCGGGCGTAGGCGGCGACGAAACAGTCCAGCGCGCCACCCTCCCGCAGGGCGCGCCCGGCCTCACGTTCCACGGCGGCCAGGGCGTACGCCTCCGCCAGACCCTCGTACAGCACGGCCGGGCGGTACTCGCCGTCCGGCAGCGGCGGCGCCGGCCGCGACTCGGGGAGGTGGACGCGCGGATCGGACACCAGGGCGTGCAGCCGGGCGAAGTCGAGGACCTGTCCGGGGCTCGGTTCCTCCGGAAGCCTCGGCACCACCGAGTCGAGCACCGTGGACACCACCCGCGCCGGCAGCCGAACGGGGAGGTTCCGGCGCCAGAACCGGGCCAGGGCCGCCGTGTCGGGCGGCACGGACACCGCGCCGATCAGCCGCAGCCGCCCGGCCCGCTCCCCGGGAGGACAGTCCTGGAGCAGCCGCAACGAGGCCTCGCGCCAGCGCAGCGCGGCCAGTTGCGACTCCAGCTTCCGCAACTGCCCCGTGACGACCTCCTCCAGGGCCTCGTCCCGGGCGAGGACCCGCTCGACCTCGGGGACGGGCAGACCGAGACCGCGCAGGGACCGGATCAGCCGGAGCCGGTCGAGCGCCCCCGCCCCGTACCGCCGATGCCCACCGGAACTGCGCCCGGCCTCGGGCAGCAGCCCCCGGTCGGAGTAGTACCGCACGGCCTTCACACCGACACCGGCCCGCCGGGCGAGCTCTCCGATGCTCCACAGTCCCTCGGACACCATGGCCTCAGTGTGAGGTACGGCCCCTCCCCGGAGCCCGTTTCCACGGCTCCTTGAATCTCCCCCAGGGGGAGTTCCTAGCGTGACGGCGAGGCATCGCCGAGGAGTCGCGAGGAGACGAACATGACCGTGTTTGTGCTGGTGTCGGGCCCGTTCACCGGTGGCTGGGTCTGGGAGGAGACCGTGGCCCGGCTCCGGGCGGCGGGTTCGCAGGCGTATCCCGTGACCCTCCCGGGAACGGGGGACCGGCGGGTCGACACCGGGATCGACCTGGAGACGCACATCCGGGACCTGGTGCGGCTGATCGACGGCATCCCGTTGTCCCGCGTGGTGCTCGTCGGGCACGGCTACGGGCTCCACCCCGTCCTCGGCGCCGCCGACCGGCGTCCCGAGCGCGTCGCCCGGATCGTCTCCCTCGACACCGGCCTGCCCGAGGACGGAGAGGCCGCCGCGCGCTCCGTGCCCGACCCCGAGGTACGGACACGACTGGCCGGCGGTGACGGCGCCCACGGGGCCGCTACGGACGGGGCCGGTACGTGGATCGCGCCGCCCGAGGCGGGCGGCTGGTCCCGCTGGGGCAGCACCGAGGGCGTCCCGGCCCAGGCGCTCGGCCGACTCGACCGCCTCGCCGCACCGCAGCCGGTCCGCACGCTCACCCAGCCGCTCCGGCTGACCGGCGCGGCCGCCGCCCTTCCGGTCACCGGCGTGCTGTGCAACGCCAACGGCTCCAGCGTCGACCTGGTGCAGATGCTGGTGGACTCGGGGCCGCCCCGGTTCCGGGCGCTCGCCGACGACAGGATCCGCTTCATCGACCTCGGCACCGGTCACTGGCCGATGCTCTCCGCCCCCGAGGAGCTGGCCGAGGTGCTGCGCCGGGCGGCGGCCGGGGAGGGCCGTCGGGTGACCGCGCCCGAAGGCTCGGACGAACGGCCGACGCACCTGCTGCCCTTCCTCCTCGACGTACCCGAGGTGCCGCGCGAGCGGCGAGGACGGGTCGATCTGCACCTGCCGGGCGGACTCGGGTCGCCGACCGCGGGCGGCGGGCCCCGGCCGGCCGTCGTCTTCGTCCACGGCGGCCCGGTCGCCCCCGAGCAGCGGCCCACCCCGCGGGACACCCCGTTCCTCCTCGGTTACGCCCGCTACGCGGCGAGTCTCGGCGCGATCGGCGTCACCCTGGACCACCGGCTGCACGGCATCGCCGACCTGCCCCTCGCGGCCGACGACCTCGCCGAGGCCGTCGCCCTCGTCCGCGCCGACCCGCGCGTCGACGGGGAGCGGATCGCGCTCTGGTTCTTCTCCGTGGGCGGACTCCTCGCGGCGGACTGGCTGGCCGCGCCCCCGCCGTGGCTGCGCTGTCTGGCGGCGAGCTACCCCGCCCTGGCCCCGCTCCCCGGCTGGGGCGGCGTGGAGTCCCGCTTCCGGCCCGTCGACCTCGTGGGTACGGCGGGCGGCCCCCCGATCGTGCTCACCCGGGCCGGACGGGAGCACCCGGCGTTCGCGGCGACGGTCGAGGAGTTCCTGGCCGCCGCCGGGAAGAGCGGGGCGGCCGTCGAGACCGTCGACGTCCCGCACGGCCGCCACAGCTTCGAACTGGTCGACCCCACCGAGGAGTCCCGCGCGTGCGTGGAGCGGGCGATGCGCTCCGTGCTCGGGCATCTGAGGGACTGACCGACGGCCGGCGCCGCTCCGCTCGGCGCGTACACGAGACGTCGAAAATAGTAGCCATATACATAGTAGCCATGTACGGTATTCAGGGTGAGTTCAGCAACCGAAGGCGCCTCGGCCGGATTTCTCGTCTGGCGCCTCTCCATGAAGTGGCGTGTGGCCGTCGACCGGGCGGTCGGACCGCTGGGCCTGACCCACGCCCAGTACGTGGTCATGGCGTCGTTGTACGGCATGTCGCTCTCCGGACTGCGGCCCAGCCAGCGCGGGCTCGCCGACCGGACGGGAATGGAGGCGTTGTACGTCTCCAAACTCGCCCGCGCCCTGGAGGCGAACGGGCTCCTGGACCGCACCCGCGACCCGGACGACCCGCGCGCCATGCGCCTGTCGCTCACCGAGCAGGGGCTCGACGTCACGGGCCGGGCGATCACGGTCGTCCAGGGACTCCTGGACCAGTTGCTGGGGCCGCTCGGGGGCCGGACCGGCACGCGTACCCGGGAGTTCACCCGTGAGCTGGCCCTCCTGCTCGACGTACCTCTTGATCCGCACAGCGAGAACGATGAGGAGCAGTCATGACCACCACCTCCACCACCGCCCCCCGCGCCAACGGCCGGGTCCTGGCCCTGGCGCACCACGCGGGACGCGTCCTCCTGGAAGGCGTCCTGACCCGTCACGGCATCACGTTCCACCAGAGCGTCACCCTGCGGGCCGTCGCGGTCGCGGGCGAGTCCGTCGGCCGCGACGAGCTCGTCGGCGACGTCACCGGTTCCCTGAAGACCGACGCGTCGGTCGTGACCGGCGTGATCGAGGAGCTGACGGCCGCGAAGCTGCTGGAAGCGGATCCGGCGGAGGCGGACCGTGTGCGACTCACCGACGCCGGCCGGACGTCGTACGAGACGACCACGGCCGAATCCGCCGAGATCGCGGCCCGGCTGTACGAGGGCATCCCCGACGAGGACCTGGTGATCACCGGCCGCGTGCTGACCCTGATCACGGACCGCGCCAACGCCGAACTGGCCGCCGGCGCCTGAGGAACCTCGCCGGAACGCAGCAGGGTCCGCGACGAGAACCTCCGGGACATCTTCGTGGCCCCGCCGCCCCGGACGGAGGGGAGGACGCCCGGTCGCGTGACGTCCGCCATGGCCGCAGCGCGACGGTTCTGGTCAACTCTCCCCATGCGCCGCACTCTTCTCCACCGCCTCACCCGATCCCATCGCTCGGCACTCCCCGCCGTCGCCGGCCTCCTCCTGCTCACCGCGTGCGGGTCCGGGGGCGAGACGGCCGGCCCACCTCCGGTGTGCGGTCCCGGATCGAACCCCTCCGCGAGTGCCGAGACGCCCACACCGGCCGCCACCACGGACGAGGACGGCGTCACGGTCCTCGGGACCGGTGGAGGGGCCGACTCCGGTGCCTCCGCCCGCCCCTGCGCGGTGTACACCCTCACCAACAGAGAGCCCCAGCCCTTCACCTACGTCGTCACCATCGCCTTCCGGTCGGAATCGGGCCGGGCACTCGGCAACGTCGACGACACCGTCGAGACCGTCGCCCCCGGCCGTACGGTCCGGCGTACCGTCAACGGCTCCGGCCTTTCCCCCGACGCCGTCGGCACGGCCGACGCGAAGGTCCTGAAGGTGCGCGGCTTCCCGACCGCCGAGGCGCCGAGCACGAGCGGTGCCTGTCCGCCCACCGGCGTGCGGGTGTACGCCGACGAAGGCGACGCCGCCATGGGGCTGCGGGTCGTCGGGCTCCACCTGGAGAACTGCGGCACCCGCCCGTACCGCCTCAACGGCTACCCCCGGATCGAGATCCGCGACGAGGACCACGAGCGCGTCGGAAGCGTGTCGATCGTCCAGGGCGGTGAGGCCATCGCCGGAGGCACCGGCGCCGAGGGGCCGCCGAGACGGCTCGAACTGCTGCCGGGCGAGCGGGCGCACGCCGGACTGGTCTGGCGCAACACCGTCGAGGGGGGAGTCGACGGGCCCGTGAACGCCCCCTACGCGCGCGTGTGGGCGAAGCCCGGCGCCGCCCCGGTGACGGTGATCCCCGAACTCGACCTCGGTACGACGGGCAGGCTCGGTGTCGGCCCCTGGAAGAAGGACGAGGAGTAGCGCCCCCTCCGCACGTCACGGGTGGGAGAAGACACCCACCATCCGGGTGTCCGGGTTGCTGCTCATCCCGACGATCGCACCCCCGTCGGCGCGGTTGGCACGCGCGTGCGTGCCCGCGTACCCCTCGTCGGTGAGGAAGACGCCGAGCGCCGCGATCCAGTCGTCGACGTCACCGGTCGCCGGGTCGTACACCGGCTCCGGCCTGGGTACGACCCGCTCCTGCGCCACGTAACCACCGCGCCCCACGGCGGCGCGCATCGCCTCGTCCCACTCCGCGGCCGTGCACTCCCAGCCGACGAAGGTGTCCAGCCCGCCGTACCCGGCGCCCGGCTTGAGGATCAGCCGTTCCCGCCGCTCCCGGCAGAGATCGACCAGCTCGACGGCCGCGGAGGTGTGGAGCGTGCGGCTCCACGGCAGGACCCGGTCGACGAGCGCCCGCTCGTCGGCGTCGAACGAGCTGCGCCGACGCGGATCGGTGAGCAGGGCGAGGGCGCCCTTGTTCGCGTAGAAGCCGCTCTCGAGCGAGGTGAACAGGACGGTCCGGCCGGCCCGGTGGGCGCGGAAGAACGGCTCCGCCGCGTCGGGACCCGCCGGGTCGTCGAGCAGCTGACTCGCCGCGAAGTTCCGCAGGACGAGGTCCAGCGGGGTGCCGTCCAGGGTGAGTTTTCCGTCGGCCCGGGTGCGTACGTCGTCGATCTCCCCGATCCGCAGATCGATGCCCTGCCGGGCCATCGCCTCGACCGTGGCCCGCATGAGCCGTCCGTACGGGGCGACGCCGCCGCGCCCCTCGATCAGCCCTACCACCGGGTCCCCGCCGCCGGACAGCGCCGGTTCGGCGCGGTCGCGCAGGACGGCGGCCGTCCGCGCGGCGATGTCCACGTGGTCGAGCCGGTGCACGCGCGCGAAGTCCGCGAACTCGGGGACGCCCAGCAGGCCTTGGTTGAACACGGCCATGTCGAGACCGCCGACCTCGCTGCCGAGGTTGAGTTCCAGGAGCCTGTACCCGGCGCCGTCGTGATAGGCGTCGGCGCGGCCGAACTTGGCCGGGACGCCGGAGCCGCCCCGGCGGAGCAGCGCGGCGAGGGGAGGAGCGATCCCGACCTCCGCCGCGTACCGGTCGACGTCCCCGTCGAAGAGCCGGAGCGGCAGGGACACGAGCAGTTCGAAGAGGCCCTCCAGGTCCCGCGCGAAGGCGGCCGTCTCCGGGGCCCGTACGAACCAGGGGCGGGGCAGCAGATGAGCGCGCCACGCCTCCTCGAAGGCCGGCGGCAGCTCGGCGCGCGCCACGGCCTCGGCGAGCCCGCGGTTGCCGGCCAGGCACTCGTCCACGTATGTCCGGCTCAGATCGGTCATCTGCGTCGCTCGCTTCCCTGAGGAATCGGGTACGTGATCGGAAGGGCGAGCAGACTACCGCCCGGAGCCCGGAGCCCGGAGCCTGGAGCCCGGAGCCCGGAGGCGAGGTCCCGACCGCGGCGCGCCGCACCCGCTCGCCTGCGTTAGCGGAACGTGAGTGAGACGTGAGTGGCGGGAGGGAGAGTTGTGGGCGGACCGGGGCGGGCCGTGGGGGCCTGCCCCGGCCCGCTCCGCACGGCGAGCCGGACAGCGTCCTCCGCGCCCGTTCAGCTGGTGACCGCCACCACCGTGGCCGTCGTGACCACGAGCATCGCGGCCTGCATGTCCCGGATCGCCCGGCGTACGCCCTCCGCGGCCCACTGCCCGGCCGTCAGCTCCTCCAGGCGGGCGGCGACCTCCTTGCGAGGCATGTCGGGGAAGGCGAGGCGGTGGAGCCTGGCACCGTGGATCAGGGCGAGGAGCCCCGTCGTGCGGGCGCTGTGGGCCGGCCCGTCGGCGAGGACCGTGTGCAGTCTGGCCCGCAGCTCGCGCTCGACCGAGCCGTCGGCCTCCGGGTAGCGGACGACGGGGAAGAGGCCCATCACCCGCTGCCGCTCCTCACGCACCAGACCGCGCTCGCGGAGGCTCTCGACCGTGGCCTTCACCGCCTTGAGGTGGTCCTTCGTCAACCACTCGGTGACCTTCGGCGCATTGCCCTTCTTCGCGCACCAGGCCGTGACCTGCCGCAGCCGGTCGTCGAGCAGCGGCACCTCGGTGGGCGTCGCGTCCGTCACCCGCAGCCGTCCGTCGTCCACCGACACGCGTCCCGCCAGGACGAGATCGAGCAGGATGCCGCCCGCGACCGCCCACGCGGCGGTCTGCCGCTCCTGCGCGACCCCGGACACATCGTCCAGGGACAGCAGCATGATCTCCTCCGCGAGCGTGACCGCCACCCCGTACCCCTTACCTTCCGCGTGCGACCGTCCGCACGCGCGCGTGTGCGGCGCCCCGAGACGTCGACCGTCCCCCGGCGCCCTTCGTCCCTGAGGACGACGGGAACACGGGTGCGGTTCCCGTCGGCGTGCCGCCCTCCGCTGTGACCTGCGTCGTTCTCCGGGTGCGGCGGAATTCGGGGCGCGCTCTGGTCTGGACCGCAGCGGGTCGGGGCGTCAAGCTCTCGCTATGGACTTGGAGCTGAGGCACCTCAAGACGATCCGGGCCATCGCCGACGCGGGGAGCCTCACACGCGCCGCGACCGCGCTCGGGCTCGCCCAGCCGGCGCTCAGTGCTCAGCTCAAGAGGATCGAACGGGCTCTGGGCGGTGCCCTGTTCGAGCGGGGACGGGAGGGCGTACGGGCCACGGCGCTCGGGGACCTGGTGCTCGAACGGGCGCGGGTGGTGCTGCCCGCCGTCTGCGAGCTGCAGGAGGAGGCGGTGCGGTTCGCCCGCGGCGGGGCGGGGGGCTACCGGCTCGGGGGCACCCACGGGCCGCTGCTCGGCGGCCTGGTCGACCGGATCGCGCGCGACGACCCCGGCGCCCCCGTCACCACGTACATCTCGTGGTCGGAGCGCGAGATCGCCGGCGGGGTCGCCGACGGCCGCCTCGACTTCGCCCTCGTCGGGGTCTGCGGCGAGAGCGGTCCGCCCGAGGCGGGCCGACTGGCCTGGACGGAGGTCGCCCGCGACCCGGTGTACGTGATGCTGGCCGCCGACCATCCGCTGGCACCCCGCGCCGTGATCGACCTGGCCGAACTGGCGGCGGAGGCCTGGACCGACGTCCCGGGCGACGGCTGCTTCGGCGACTGTTTCGCCGCCGCCTGCGTGCGGGCCGGGTTCACCCCGGCCTGCGTCTACGAGACGGACACCGCCTCCTGTGTGCATCTGGTGCAGGTCGGCCGGGCCGTCGGGCTGTGCCGGGCGACCTTCCCCGTCACCCCGGGCCTCGTCACCCGGCCCCTCGCCGGCGCCCCCCTCATGTGGCGGCACCTGCTCGGCTGGCATCCCGAGGGGCGCGCGGCCTCCCGGTCCGCCGCCGTCCTCGGCCACACCCGGGCCGCCCACGCCGAGGCGCTGGCGAGCAGCGCGGGCCGGCTCCACACGGGGGTGGCACCCCCGGCATAACGCCGTGGCAGGGGCCGACTGGCAACTGCCGTCTCCTCGCCGCGACTCCTACGGTTCCAGCAGATCCCCCGCCGCGATCCAGGATCCGGGCCGAGACGTCCCGGACCGCGATCCGAGAACCGAGGAGACTCCCCATGCTCCGACGACACGCCCGCGCGGCGTGTACCGCCCTCGTCGCCGCCGGAATGGCGCTGGCCGGACTCCAGGCCGGCTCCGCCGCGGCGGCCCCGGACGCCCGGGACCCGCACCGGGCACCGACCGCGCTGACCGCCGCCCAGGCGCTCGGTGCCGGCTCCGCCCGGCCCGAGTTGCTCGACGCCATGCGGCGGGACCTGGGACTCACCCGCTCCCAGGCCCTGACCCGCCTCGCCAACGAGGCGGAGGCGGGCGCCACCGCGGCCCTGCTCCGCCAGGGCCTCGGCGGCGCCT
This sequence is a window from Streptomyces sp. NBC_00691. Protein-coding genes within it:
- a CDS encoding MarR family winged helix-turn-helix transcriptional regulator codes for the protein MSSATEGASAGFLVWRLSMKWRVAVDRAVGPLGLTHAQYVVMASLYGMSLSGLRPSQRGLADRTGMEALYVSKLARALEANGLLDRTRDPDDPRAMRLSLTEQGLDVTGRAITVVQGLLDQLLGPLGGRTGTRTREFTRELALLLDVPLDPHSENDEEQS
- a CDS encoding DUF4232 domain-containing protein — protein: MRRTLLHRLTRSHRSALPAVAGLLLLTACGSGGETAGPPPVCGPGSNPSASAETPTPAATTDEDGVTVLGTGGGADSGASARPCAVYTLTNREPQPFTYVVTIAFRSESGRALGNVDDTVETVAPGRTVRRTVNGSGLSPDAVGTADAKVLKVRGFPTAEAPSTSGACPPTGVRVYADEGDAAMGLRVVGLHLENCGTRPYRLNGYPRIEIRDEDHERVGSVSIVQGGEAIAGGTGAEGPPRRLELLPGERAHAGLVWRNTVEGGVDGPVNAPYARVWAKPGAAPVTVIPELDLGTTGRLGVGPWKKDEE
- a CDS encoding GOLPH3/VPS74 family protein gives rise to the protein MAVTLAEEIMLLSLDDVSGVAQERQTAAWAVAGGILLDLVLAGRVSVDDGRLRVTDATPTEVPLLDDRLRQVTAWCAKKGNAPKVTEWLTKDHLKAVKATVESLRERGLVREERQRVMGLFPVVRYPEADGSVERELRARLHTVLADGPAHSARTTGLLALIHGARLHRLAFPDMPRKEVAARLEELTAGQWAAEGVRRAIRDMQAAMLVVTTATVVAVTS
- a CDS encoding MarR family winged helix-turn-helix transcriptional regulator is translated as MTTTSTTAPRANGRVLALAHHAGRVLLEGVLTRHGITFHQSVTLRAVAVAGESVGRDELVGDVTGSLKTDASVVTGVIEELTAAKLLEADPAEADRVRLTDAGRTSYETTTAESAEIAARLYEGIPDEDLVITGRVLTLITDRANAELAAGA
- a CDS encoding LysR family transcriptional regulator, which produces MDLELRHLKTIRAIADAGSLTRAATALGLAQPALSAQLKRIERALGGALFERGREGVRATALGDLVLERARVVLPAVCELQEEAVRFARGGAGGYRLGGTHGPLLGGLVDRIARDDPGAPVTTYISWSEREIAGGVADGRLDFALVGVCGESGPPEAGRLAWTEVARDPVYVMLAADHPLAPRAVIDLAELAAEAWTDVPGDGCFGDCFAAACVRAGFTPACVYETDTASCVHLVQVGRAVGLCRATFPVTPGLVTRPLAGAPLMWRHLLGWHPEGRAASRSAAVLGHTRAAHAEALASSAGRLHTGVAPPA
- a CDS encoding alpha/beta fold hydrolase, translating into MTVFVLVSGPFTGGWVWEETVARLRAAGSQAYPVTLPGTGDRRVDTGIDLETHIRDLVRLIDGIPLSRVVLVGHGYGLHPVLGAADRRPERVARIVSLDTGLPEDGEAAARSVPDPEVRTRLAGGDGAHGAATDGAGTWIAPPEAGGWSRWGSTEGVPAQALGRLDRLAAPQPVRTLTQPLRLTGAAAALPVTGVLCNANGSSVDLVQMLVDSGPPRFRALADDRIRFIDLGTGHWPMLSAPEELAEVLRRAAAGEGRRVTAPEGSDERPTHLLPFLLDVPEVPRERRGRVDLHLPGGLGSPTAGGGPRPAVVFVHGGPVAPEQRPTPRDTPFLLGYARYAASLGAIGVTLDHRLHGIADLPLAADDLAEAVALVRADPRVDGERIALWFFSVGGLLAADWLAAPPPWLRCLAASYPALAPLPGWGGVESRFRPVDLVGTAGGPPIVLTRAGREHPAFAATVEEFLAAAGKSGAAVETVDVPHGRHSFELVDPTEESRACVERAMRSVLGHLRD
- a CDS encoding MerR family transcriptional regulator, yielding MVSEGLWSIGELARRAGVGVKAVRYYSDRGLLPEAGRSSGGHRRYGAGALDRLRLIRSLRGLGLPVPEVERVLARDEALEEVVTGQLRKLESQLAALRWREASLRLLQDCPPGERAGRLRLIGAVSVPPDTAALARFWRRNLPVRLPARVVSTVLDSVVPRLPEEPSPGQVLDFARLHALVSDPRVHLPESRPAPPLPDGEYRPAVLYEGLAEAYALAAVEREAGRALREGGALDCFVAAYARARGTVDSPDFRRGLLPLLARSDGPVITRYWKLAAGLFAPGEPVLGALHHQLSVALHLQVEARAG
- a CDS encoding 4Fe-4S dicluster domain-containing protein; its protein translation is MPLVPQRADVPVTIDESKCIDGCTLCVDMCPLDSLAIREEDGKAFMHVDECWYCGPCAARCPTGAVTVNMPYLLR
- a CDS encoding GntR family transcriptional regulator; translated protein: MPAEPASAARPVAAARRLRLRADRARQLADLLRHQILAGGFPGGVLPLEDVIASDYRASRNTVRQALDLLRGEQIVARQPGVGTVVVCEKYPHGLDRLQGLAETLREHGQVTNEVRTMGPVAAPAPVAHRLGLPEHSDVLCVERLRRLNGLPLSLDLSYLPMDIGGELLGCDLENTDVFRLLEQLTGGPLGHAEITLEAVNADAHSAAVLQAPRGAAVLMLERLTCLPDGRPVDLEFIRFRGDRITMGGVLRRSL